The proteins below are encoded in one region of Pongo pygmaeus isolate AG05252 chromosome 20, NHGRI_mPonPyg2-v2.0_pri, whole genome shotgun sequence:
- the ZNF146 gene encoding zinc finger protein OZF — MSHLSQQRIYSGENPFACKVCGKVFSHKSNLTEHEHFHTREKPFECNECGKAFSQKQYVIKHQNTHTGEKLFECNECGKSFSQKENLLTHQKIHTGEKPFECKDCGKAFIQKSNLIRHQRTHTGEKPFVCKECGKTFSGKSNLTEHEKIHIGEKPFKCSECGTAFGQKKYLIKHQNIHTGEKPYECNECGKAFSQRTSLIVHVRIHSGDKPYECNVCGKAFSQSSSLTVHVRSHTGEKPYGCNECGKAFSQFSTLALHLRIHTGKKPYQCSECGKAFSQKSHHIRHQKIHTH, encoded by the coding sequence ATGTCACACCTCAGCCAGCAGAGAATTTACAGTGGGGAAAACCCCTTTGCCTGTAAGGTATGTGGGAAAGTCTTCAGCCACAAGTCAAACCTCACTGAGCATGAGCATTTTCACACGAGAGAGAAACCTTTTGAATGTAATGAGTGTGGAAAAGCCTTTAGCCAAAAGCAGTATGTCATTAAACATCAGAACACCCATACCGGCGAGAAGCTTTtcgaatgtaatgaatgtggaaaatccTTTAGCCAGAAGGAAAACCTCCTTACGCACCAGaaaattcacactggagaaaaaccttTTGAGTGTAAAGATTGCGGGAAAGCTTTCATTCAGAAGTCAAACCTCATCAGACACCAGAGAACTCACACAGGAGAGAAGCCCTTTGTATGTAAGGAGTGTGGAAAAACCTTCAGTGGCAAATCCAACCTTACTGAGCATGAGAAAATCCATATTGGAGAGAAGCCTTTTAAATGTAGTGAATGTGGAACAGCCTTTGGCCAGAAGAAGTACCTCATAAAACATCAGAacattcacactggagagaaaccctatgaatgtaacgaatgtggaaaagccttctcTCAGCGAACATCACTTATTGTACATGTGAGGATTCATTCAGGTGATAAACCTTACGAATGCAATGTTTGTGGAAAAGCCTTCTCTCAGAGCTCATCTCTCACCGTGCATGTGAGAAGCCATACAGGGGAGAAGCCCTATGgttgtaatgaatgtgggaaagctttcTCTCAGTTCTCAACCCTTGCTCTGCATTTGAGAATACACACAGGTAAGAAGCCTTATCagtgcagtgaatgtgggaaagctttcAGCCAGAAGTCACACCACATTAGACACCAGAAAATTCATACTCACTAA